A portion of the Rubritalea squalenifaciens DSM 18772 genome contains these proteins:
- a CDS encoding IS30 family transposase: MSFYYALKKFKTRTITYDNGTEFSNFREVASATGSKPFFCNPYHAWEKGLVENTIGLIREYFPKKTGNHLPIAPEIYQQVQEEINQRPRKTMGFRTPDSFIKHLAG; the protein is encoded by the coding sequence GTGTCCTTTTATTATGCCCTCAAAAAATTCAAGACCAGGACGATCACCTATGACAATGGCACCGAGTTTTCAAATTTCCGGGAAGTCGCCAGCGCAACAGGTTCGAAGCCCTTCTTCTGCAACCCCTACCATGCCTGGGAGAAGGGGCTGGTAGAGAACACCATTGGTCTTATCAGGGAATACTTCCCTAAAAAAACAGGCAACCACCTGCCCATCGCCCCTGAAATCTACCAGCAGGTTCAGGAGGAAATCAACCAACGCCCGCGCAAGACCATGGGCTTCAGGACTCCTGATTCATTCATCAAACACTTGGCCGGATGA